Proteins co-encoded in one Kutzneria chonburiensis genomic window:
- a CDS encoding helix-turn-helix domain-containing protein, whose translation MEDHKIVQRNLALQREWYGEPLGDRVRRLVVAFDISQAYLADVLGISAPMLSQVMSGRRAKIGNPAVLARLIMLERKILTPGVASGDRTAMQQALDDVRESKPTVDREALPVHDGRADVAAVQALRRVARPEDLTRAAETVRDHHPWLAELLRRAAFPQV comes from the coding sequence TTGGAGGACCACAAGATCGTCCAGCGCAACCTGGCGCTGCAACGTGAGTGGTACGGCGAGCCGCTGGGCGACCGGGTCCGCCGGCTCGTCGTGGCCTTCGACATCTCCCAGGCCTACCTCGCCGACGTGCTCGGCATCAGCGCCCCCATGCTCAGCCAGGTGATGAGCGGCCGCCGCGCCAAGATCGGCAACCCGGCCGTGCTGGCCCGCTTGATCATGCTGGAGCGCAAGATCCTCACCCCCGGCGTCGCCTCCGGCGACCGGACGGCCATGCAGCAGGCCCTGGACGACGTGCGCGAGTCCAAGCCGACCGTGGACCGCGAGGCCCTGCCCGTGCACGACGGCCGGGCCGACGTCGCCGCCGTGCAGGCCCTGCGCCGCGTGGCCCGTCCCGAGGACCTGACCCGCGCCGCCGAGACCGTCCGCGACCACCACCCCTGGCTGGCCGAGCTGCTCCGCCGGGCGGCCTTCCCGCAGGTATGA